A region of the Bacteroidales bacterium genome:
TTCCAATAGGAGTTACGCTAAATAAGTTGTATGCTTCATGGCCTTCATTTCTTAACAGGTCATTTACCAAGATAAGCGGCCCCGAGCCAACCATGGTAAGTGTTCCACCTAGTATGGCTGCAAAACCAATCGGCATAATAAGCGATGATGCGGGAATCTTCGTACGCCGCGAAACTTGCATAATTCCGGGCAGAAAGAGTGCAGCTGCGCCAATATTTTGAATTAAACCCGACAAAATACCCGCTGAGATAGAAAGCAAACCGACAAGGTTACGTTTGCGATTGCCGGCCTTGCTGATAATAAATTTTGAAAATTTGTCCATAATACCTGTGCGGGCAATGCCCCGTCCCAGAATCATCACGCTTAGCATGGCAATGACGGCATTACTTGAAAACCCCGAAAACATTTCCTGCGGATTTAAAATTCCGGTCCACCCCAACGCCAGCATACAGCCAATGGCAACAATATCAATGCGGACTACATCTAGTACCAGCATTACTACTGTTACACTCAGGATGATCAAAACTATAATAATACCTGAATCCATTATTTTTGTTAGTTCTGAGAATCAAATTAACTGCATTGCCCAGGCACGCGCCAGATAATTATGAAAATTACAATACTAGGTAAACAAGCACCGCCTAATTTTCAAAGCTCTTTAACCTGACAATAGCTCTCCATATAAATCGTTCACAAATGCTGTTTTCATTCAGGCTTTTTAAAATGCGCTTTAGCCTCTTCTTCCATTTTGGCAAGCCTGGTATAATAATCAGGAAACTCCTTTAAATGAGCCCATGCTATTTCTCCGGTCAATTTCCCGTCATTATTGGTGACATTGGTTTGCGGATCTTTTGATCCATGCTCAAGTTCAACATTTAGCCCTCTTGTAAACTCGCTCAGATTAATTTCCTTCCAGTTGACATGGAGATCTTTCCCTATTCGCTTAGCATCGTTTTGATTAAATGTTTTCATAGTATTCAAATTTGATAGTCAGATTATTTTTTCGTTCTGCTTTTTCGTTCAAAACCCGCTCTGTTGAAAGGATTGCAAAACTTTCACGGCAACCAATCCTGAGAAACGCCAGATTTTATTTTTTTCAGGACTAATACGTTACAAAAATGATTATATCTGATCTGTAAAGCGTTACATAATTTTGAGCTTTATTTACATAATTCTTACATTTATAATAAAATAGTTTTGGGATTTGCGTGCTACTTCCTATTAAGATTTACCGAATCTGTTGTATATCAGAATACAGGAATAACCATCAAAAACCCAATGTTGTGTACACGAAGTGAGTGATGCTTAACTTGTTCCGATAATCTGTAAGCACGCATAACAGGGATTAACCCGCCTGCAAAGGCATTAGCAACAATTGGGTGGACAGGGAATTAAGATTTTCGAAGTTAGGAGGGCACTTCTGAAATCGCTGTTCGTTAACTTAGCGAAATGAGTGCGAATAAAAACAAAGAGAATTGTTGATGGGATAATATAATGAATGCTTTATTTGTAGTCAGGAATATTCTGACCTAAAACGATATCCCTGGTTCCAACCAAAACATCTCCTTTCTTGCTCCAAGTTAGCAGTCCTGATGTACCTCCTCTGGGTGAGTGGGGGTTAATTTCTTCGTTTGATAGCAGGCTATCTCCTTCAAAATAGTAATCACTGAGCCAGTAATATTTTCCATCCGGCTCAAGAATCGTAGCATGGATATGGGCAGGTTCAGACATGTCGGGGTATGGAACAGGTTTCAGGGTTTAAAACGCATAGTATCCATTTTCATCCGTTTTGACCCAGCCCCTGTTATAACCGTGCCTTCTACACCAGCCTTTTGCATCTTCTTCCTGAGCATAATATCCTTCCAGATTTGTGTGATATGCATAAAGAATGACATTTTCAGCAGGAGTTTTTCCATCGTTCAGGTAAATTGTTCCTTCAACTTTTATTTTAATCCCTCGCTTGTGAAAGTCGGGTAAAGTATCTGTAGTTGTTAACTTCCTGTCACCATATTCAAAAATTGCTTCACAGCCCTCGCAGCCGCCAACCAGCCTACGGGCATCTTGATTTTGAGAATTCGCACACGAAGACATTAAAAACGTTACAAGTATTGCTGTTAATATTCGTTTCATTTCTCTTAAATTTAATGCGTCGTTAATAAAACTAACTAATCTAATTTAAGTTCGATTAACCAGGGAGAGTATGCTGGTGATATCTGATATCTCAGAAGGTTTGCCTTGAAACCATAATCAATGTGGAAAAAGTTTCCGGGCCAGGATGAACTAAATGAGTATATTTCTCTACATCTTTCTTTCTATTGCCCAGTCACCAGGGAAAAAAAATGGATCACACGATATTAAATCATGCGATCCATTAATAGGCTCCGGATAGATATTTCTACAAAATTCTCTCTTTATTTAAATCCTCTCACTGCTCCAGCTATAATGCTGATAATGAGTAATGCAAGGAAGATAAAAAATAGAATTTTAGCAATTGATGCCGCTCCGGCGGCTATACCACCAAAACCGAATAATGCTGCAATCAATGCAATCACCAGAAAAGTTATAATCCATCGTAACATAATTCATTGGTTTTAAGTTAAAAAAATGGTTTCATTCACCCAGCCTGAAGATTGTTTTCAGTTAAGCCGGGTAAATCACCTGAAATACAACATTTGAACCAAAATGAAAATCTTAATTCCCGAAAGCTATGTTATAAACAGAGAATTATTATTAAAATTCTGACCCAACCTGATATCCGGATAAGAACAATTTCGTGATTTTCATTGTGTTGTCTGTAATTACACATTACATATTTATTTGAACTTTCAGCTGAGGTCATTTTTGCCTTGAGAATGCATATAAATTGAAGTAACCTGAGACTGACAGGTTCAGCACGAGCGCTTAATAGTGCCTCGTAATGTCGAGATGAATTGGTTCGGGCCATTGAATTACTGGCATCTTATTTGAATCTCCCGGCGAAAAGATTGAATGGCTATGAAGGAAAATCTCAGGCAGGTGTTAAGATTATTAAAGCTTGCAGCAAGAAAATACAGGAAGGATAATCCGGTACAGCTGGCAGGTACTACAGCGTTCTTTGCTGTTTTTGCAATGGCTCCTTTAATAATTATTATAGTGTCAGTTGCAGGGCTTTTACTCGGGCAGGAACAAATTCAGGCAAAACTTTTTGATGAAATAAATAGCTTTTTAGGGAATCAAAGCACTGAGTATATCCAGAGTATTGTTGAAAATTTCCAGAACAAACGAACTAATATTATTGCGACCATTGTCGGATTTGTCATCTTCATTTTTATATCTACCACTTTTTTCACCGTGCTTCAAAAGTCGCTCAATGATATTTGGGGCATACGTGCAAAACCAAAACACAATTTTCTAAAAACTCTCTACGACAGGCTTATATCTTTCGGGCTGATACTGAGCCTGGGTTTCATTATGCTGGTGTCGCTAATTATTGATGCGGCTTTATCGCTGTTTCAGGATTTTATGCACGATCGCTTCCCCGACTTCACCATTTTGTTAATTGAGGCGGGTAATTTTATTCTGTCCTTTGGCATTATTTGGGTAATTTTTGCGATGATCTATCGCTTTTTGCCTGATGTTCATATTAAATGGAGGGTAACCTGGATTGGGGCATTGATAACAACGTTTTTGTTTATAATTGGAAAGGCCCTGATCAGTTTCGGCATTGGTAGTACGAATATCAGTTCAATATATGGAGCCGCCGGATCATTGGTGGTGATTCTGTTATGGGTGTTTTATTCTTCGCTGATATTCTTCTTTGGTGCGGAAATTACCCAACAATATGCGGAAATGTATTCACATACTATAAAGCCTAAAGATTTTGCGGTCAGAGTTGAAATTAATGAGGTGAGCAGTGAATAAAAGGCAAAGTGGATGGCGGTATCAATTCAGAAACAAAAAACTTTTGTATTACTAATCCGTTAATACATTACATTCAATTGGGTAAACATTTAAAAATAAATTATTATGAGAATCGCAGGAATTATTATTCTGATTTTAGGAATTGTTGGAACTCTTGTTTTTGGTATTCAGGCCATTAATGATTCGGAGTCATTTAGCATCCTTGGTTTAGATATTGCTGTAAGTTCGGCAAACTGGACTCCTGTTATAATCAGTGTTATACTGTTAATTATTGGCCTGGTTATGATGCGTTCAAAGAAGTCTTAGTTACTCAAAGGCTAATCAATGATGGCCAGAACGACTTTTTCCTCAAAATCAAACGCTTCCGGTTTATCTTCCAGCTTATACCTTTTCGGTGAAAATCGAATATTATCCAGGGCATCCAGCACCTCAGGATGTATATAGTATTTTTCGCAAACACTCACGGTGTTGTTTAAAACTCCAGCAACCTCTTTAACAATTGCCTTTCGAAGTTTCAGGCGGGGATTTTCTTCTACCCGCAATTTTGCATGTGGGAACCTCTTAATCGCTGTTACCGTACTTCCCCATGTCCTGAAGTTTTTGCTCGTAAACATGTAATATTAAACTGCTTTTACATTGTTTCATTTTCTTAGTTTTTGTCTATTACATTGATCCACTCAACATCATATTAAGTGCGGGAGAATAAACTAAAAATCCAGCATTTTCTGAACACATCAGAAGTCTCGCTAACATCATCAACGGCAATTTATTGAGTGACGATAACAGCGTGACTTTTGGGTCTCATTTTATAGCCATAGCGTTTGGTATATACCCATGTAAACTCGGCTCCAAAAAACAGGATCAGACAACTATACGTTACCCACGACAAAATAATTATTACCGAACCAGCGGCTCCGTAAACATTTCCCGGACTTGAATACCCAAAATAAAAACTGAGTATTTCCTTGCCCATTGCAAACAGTATCGCCGTAATAAATGCTCCAACCCATACGCTTCTCCAGGCTATTTTCATATCGGGCAAATACTTAAATATCAGGGCAAACAATACTGTGACTACAGCCACGGAAATCAAGAATTCGCCAATTAACACAAAATATACAGCTACATCAGGAAGCCAGTTGGCCAGATAGCCTTGCATTGCTGTAAGGATAGAGGATATAACAAAACTTACAAGCAACAAAAATCCTATGATCAATACAAAGCCAAAACTTTTGGTTCGATCAATAAGGTATCTCAAAATTCCGCTTTTGGGATCAGATTTAACATCCCAGATACGGTTAATGGAAATCTGAAGGTGATAAAAAACACCTGTTGCTCCAAATATAAGTCCGGCAATCCCAATAACTGCTGACAACCAATTTGTTTGGGACTCACTCGCCTTTTTAAAAATTCCCTCGATAGATTCTGCTGTAGAAGCCCCCATAGCCGATTCTATCTGGCCATACACTTCTCCTTCAACTATTTCGGCTCCCCAAAAATAGTTTAGCATGGTGAATATGATCACCAGAAGTCCGGGTAGTGACAACAGGGCGTAATATGCAACAACCGCACTCATACGAAAGGGATCATCTTTGTTCCAGTTAATTGCAGTTTCTTTTATCAGAGAAGGTAAGTGTTTAAACCGGAAACGAGATTTAGTAGTGTTTTTTTCAGTAGTCATAAAATGCAGTTTATTTTATCAACTCCTAAAAGTGTTCCAAATGTAATCGTGCTTTTTTGCCTGAAAGGATTTTGTGTGCACAATGTGTTCTAAGTAATCAACGAACCGTTTCCTGTGCGATCACAAAAATTGATAATAACTAACAAAGTTAAGTCAGGGTAATTTGCTCAACTTGCATAATGCTAATTCATTAAAGAATAGAAAGAGTCACTATTGAACAGGATTCTCTGTAGTGGATTCAAATTCCATTTTATCGGGTCAACACCTGCACAATGCTATACCTATAGCAAAAACAACATAAGTATCATCGGCGAGTACTCATTTCAAAAAAACAATGTTTTCTTGCACATTTGGATATTTGTCATCCGTACTTGGGGATTATTAGCCACAGTTGTATAGTAAAATCACTACACCGGGAGAAGTTCAAAGTTCCATGTCTAAAGACGCTAGAAACTAGAAACAAGAGACAAGTGACTCGTTCTGAATTTGCTTTCCCAATTGTTAAACCAAATATTTTCCATGCTGTATTTTAATAAGCATTCTATTAACGTGGGGGTGATAAGCTTTGTTTCCAATTTTGGTTCTCATCACCAACCATTGAAAACGCCATACAAACCCAAAACTGTTTCAACTACATCCTCTATCTAACCTGGTATTTATCTGTGGAATGAATAGGATGGATAGTTGTTAAACATTCTGATTACAAATGTGTTCTGTCTAAAGTTATAGATGTTATATTCGACTTACTTCTTATCGGAAACCAGCATACTTACAGGCAGGCACAATAATTCCCTAAGTTTATGATGAAAAAACCCATTTCACTCCTATTATTAAACTCCCTATCACTGCTTTTTGCACTGATTATGAACGGCCTTTCAGGTGCTGCTGTTTTTGATGGAAAAACCGTTGGAGCTGTTAGTAAGCAATACAACACGCTGATTGCGCCGGATGGTTATGCATTCGCCATCTGGGGTCTGATATATTTGTTCCTGATAATGTTTGTTTGTTATCAATGGTACAGCTACTACATATTAAAACAAGAATCAGAAATCAAACAAACTGGTCTCTGGCTCTCCGTTGCAAATATTGCCAATGGTTTATGGATCGTAGCCTGGTTAAATGAAGCAATAGGAATTTCAGTGCTTTTGATTTTCATGTTGTTGGTTTCATTGATTGTATTGACCGTGCGTCTTCGTCTTGAAATATGGGATGCACCTAAACGGACAATCATCTTCATCTGGTGGCCCGCTGCACTTTACCTGGGATGGATTATTGTGGCTTCTGTTTCCAATGTGGCTGCGTTTCTGGTAAGTTTAAACTGGCAGGGTGGTTTTCTGAGTGAAAGCATGTGGACGATCATTATGATTGGCATCGCATCCATAATTTATCTGTGGCTGGTGTTTTCACGAAACCTCAGGGAATCGGCCGTGGTAGGTATTTGGGCATTCATAGCCATTGCTGTCCGTCATTGGAATGTTTATTCGGATATAGCCATTGCAGCACTTATTGGCGCAGGAATATTAATGTTGGTTGTTTTGTGGCATGCATTCAAAAACAGAAAGCACTCTCCGTTTTTACCATCTTGATATAAGTCTGTTTTTGCTTTCTGTTAAAAATTCGTGATTTAAGACAGATGCTTCAAATTCTGCCAAAATGAAATGGTTCAATCAATCGCCTTATCAGAT
Encoded here:
- a CDS encoding DUF1328 domain-containing protein, which encodes MLRWIITFLVIALIAALFGFGGIAAGAASIAKILFFIFLALLIISIIAGAVRGFK
- a CDS encoding YihY/virulence factor BrkB family protein, with amino-acid sequence MTTEKNTTKSRFRFKHLPSLIKETAINWNKDDPFRMSAVVAYYALLSLPGLLVIIFTMLNYFWGAEIVEGEVYGQIESAMGASTAESIEGIFKKASESQTNWLSAVIGIAGLIFGATGVFYHLQISINRIWDVKSDPKSGILRYLIDRTKSFGFVLIIGFLLLVSFVISSILTAMQGYLANWLPDVAVYFVLIGEFLISVAVVTVLFALIFKYLPDMKIAWRSVWVGAFITAILFAMGKEILSFYFGYSSPGNVYGAAGSVIIILSWVTYSCLILFFGAEFTWVYTKRYGYKMRPKSHAVIVTQ
- a CDS encoding YihY/virulence factor BrkB family protein, producing MKENLRQVLRLLKLAARKYRKDNPVQLAGTTAFFAVFAMAPLIIIIVSVAGLLLGQEQIQAKLFDEINSFLGNQSTEYIQSIVENFQNKRTNIIATIVGFVIFIFISTTFFTVLQKSLNDIWGIRAKPKHNFLKTLYDRLISFGLILSLGFIMLVSLIIDAALSLFQDFMHDRFPDFTILLIEAGNFILSFGIIWVIFAMIYRFLPDVHIKWRVTWIGALITTFLFIIGKALISFGIGSTNISSIYGAAGSLVVILLWVFYSSLIFFFGAEITQQYAEMYSHTIKPKDFAVRVEINEVSSE